A single Triticum dicoccoides isolate Atlit2015 ecotype Zavitan chromosome 2A, WEW_v2.0, whole genome shotgun sequence DNA region contains:
- the LOC119353365 gene encoding 40S ribosomal protein S21-like, translated as MQNEVGDMVDLYVPRKCSATNRIITAKDHASVQINIGHVDANGLYNGSFTTFALSGFVRAQGDADGSLDRLWQQKRAEIKQ; from the exons ATGCAGAACGAGGTGGGTGATATGGTGGACCTCTATGTCCCAAGGAAGTG CTCTGCCACCAACAGGATCATAACTGCCAAGGACCATGCCTCTGTCCAGATCAACATCGGGCATGTGGATGCGAATGGACTGTATAATGGCAGTTTCACCACGTTTGCCCTCTCTGGATTCGTCCGCGCCCAG GGTGATGCTGATGGTTCTTTGGACAGGCTCTGGCAGCAGAAGAGGGCTGAGATCAAGCAGTAG
- the LOC119353362 gene encoding probable indole-3-acetic acid-amido synthetase GH3.11 isoform X2 produces the protein MLTVNAKEAQQLILTKILERNQASEYLSKFMNRSTNTSTFKRNVPVVTYDVVQPYITRISTGEDSSIISGDRIVELLRSSGTSRGEPRLMPAISEDLDRRTYLYSLLMPIMNKYVSGLGEGKAMYLLFVKAETLTNSGIPVRSVLTSYYKSPHFLHRKHDLYNNYTSPDEVILCPDSQQSMYCQLLCGLVERQHVLRLGAVFASAFLRSISFLEQHWCDLVTDIRNGKLNPNVTNTKCRLAMECFLALPNPELADELEEICGCGPWKGILGRLWPNVKYIEAVLTGTMAQYIPMLEFYSGGRIPLVCTMYASSESYFGVNLRPLCKPTDVSYTILPNMAYFEFIPLEDGLRVTDDEEVVGNDKLVSLVDVKVGCYYELVVTTFSGLYRYRVGDVLQVTGFYNRAPQFKFICRRNVILSIDTDKTNEEDLHNSVTRAKKILEDRNHILLEYTSYPDTSTVPGHYVLFWEIKSTCEGVQPLDPQLLESCCVSVEESLDYIYRRCRAHDKSVGPLEIRVVEAGAFDALMDLLVSQGSSINQYKTPRCIESGLALKLLNSKVTASFFSPRDPEWTM, from the exons ATGCTGACAGTGAATGCCAAGGAAGCCCAACAGCTTATACTGACAAAAATCCTTGAGAGGAACCAAGCTAGTGAGTACTTGAGCAAATTCATGAATAGATCCACAAACACATCCACCTTCAAGAGAAACGTCCCAGTAGTGACATATGATGTGGTCCAGCCGTACATCACAAGGATCTCAACTGGCGAGGATTCTTCCATTATATCTGGAGACCGAATCGTAGAACTGCTGAGAAG CTCCGGAACTTCTCGGGGTGAGCCAAGATTGATGCCAGCCATCTCCGAGGATCTTGACCGTCGAACCTACCTTTATAGTCTGCTAATGCCGATAATGAACAA GTATGTATCAGGCCTTGGTGAGGGGAAGGCCATGTATCTTCTCTTTGTGAAAGCAGAAACGCTGACGAATTCTGGCATTCCAGTTCGATCAGTCCTCACTAGCTATTACAAAAGCCCTCACTTCCTGCACCGCAAACATGACTTGTACAACAACTACACCAGTCCTGATGAGGTAATTCTTTGCCCTGACAGCCAGCAGAGCATGTACTGCCAGCTGCTATGCGGCCTGGTTGAACGCCAGCATGTCCTCCGTCTTGGGGCAGTCTTCGCCTCGGCGTTCCTTCGGTCTATCAGCTTTCTTGAGCAGCACTGGTGTGACCTTGTCACTGACATACGTAATGGTAAACTCAATCCCAATGTCACCAACACCAAATGCCGGTTGGCCATGGAGTGCTTTCTCGCATTGCCCAACCCGGAGCTCGCTGATGAGCTTGAGGAAATCTGCGGCTGTGGGCCATGGAAGGGGATTCTAGGCAGGCTATGGCCTAACGTCAAGTACATTGAAGCTGTTCTTACAGGAACAATGGCACAATACATCCCCATGCTGGAGTTCTATAGTGGTGGTAGGATTCCCTTGGTATGCACCATGTACGCCTCGTCGGAGAGCTATTTTGGTGTCAATCTGAGGCCACTGTGCAAACCAACGGACGTGTCTTACACCATCCTCCCAAACATGGCCTACTTTGAGTTCATTCCTTTGGAGGATGGCCTCAGAGTGACGGATGATGAGGAGGTGGTGGGGAATGACAAGCTTGTCAGCCTGGTGGATGTCAAGGTCGGATGCTACTATGAGCTTGTGGTCACCACATTTTCTG GTCTTTACAGGTATAGGGTTGGCGATGTGCTTCAGGTCACAGGCTTCTACAACCGTGCGCCGCAGTTCAAATTCATCTGCCGGAGAAACGTGATCCTCAGCATCGACACCGACAAGACCAACGAGGAGGATCTCCACAACAGCGTCACGCGTGCCAAGAAGATCCTGGAGGACAGAAACCACATCCTCCTGGAGTACACCAGCTACCCAGACACTTCCACCGTCCCTGGACACTATGTGCTCTTCTGGGAGATCAAGTCCACCTGCGAAGGCGTGCAGCCCCTCGACCCTCAGCTCCTCGAGAGCTGCTGCGTCTCCGTCGAGGAGTCGCTCGACTACATCTACAGGCGCTGCAGGGCGCACGACAAGTCGGTAGGCCCGCTGGAGATACGGGTGGTCGAGGCCGGCGCGTTTGATGCTCTGATGGATCTGCTGGTCAGCCAGGGCAGCTCCATCAACCAGTACAAGACCCCGAGGTGCATCGAGTCCGGCCTCGCGCTGAAGCTGCTCAACTCCAAGGTCACGGCTTCCTTCTTCAGCCCCCGGGATCCTGAGTGGACCATGTAA
- the LOC119353362 gene encoding probable indole-3-acetic acid-amido synthetase GH3.11 isoform X3, translating to MPAISEDLDRRTYLYSLLMPIMNKYVSGLGEGKAMYLLFVKAETLTNSGIPVRSVLTSYYKSPHFLHRKHDLYNNYTSPDEVILCPDSQQSMYCQLLCGLVERQHVLRLGAVFASAFLRSISFLEQHWCDLVTDIRNGKLNPNVTNTKCRLAMECFLALPNPELADELEEICGCGPWKGILGRLWPNVKYIEAVLTGTMAQYIPMLEFYSGGRIPLVCTMYASSESYFGVNLRPLCKPTDVSYTILPNMAYFEFIPLEDGLRVTDDEEVVGNDKLVSLVDVKVGCYYELVVTTFSGLYRYRVGDVLQVTGFYNRAPQFKFICRRNVILSIDTDKTNEEDLHNSVTRAKKILEDRNHILLEYTSYPDTSTVPGHYVLFWEIKSTCEGVQPLDPQLLESCCVSVEESLDYIYRRCRAHDKSVGPLEIRVVEAGAFDALMDLLVSQGSSINQYKTPRCIESGLALKLLNSKVTASFFSPRDPEWTM from the exons ATGCCAGCCATCTCCGAGGATCTTGACCGTCGAACCTACCTTTATAGTCTGCTAATGCCGATAATGAACAA GTATGTATCAGGCCTTGGTGAGGGGAAGGCCATGTATCTTCTCTTTGTGAAAGCAGAAACGCTGACGAATTCTGGCATTCCAGTTCGATCAGTCCTCACTAGCTATTACAAAAGCCCTCACTTCCTGCACCGCAAACATGACTTGTACAACAACTACACCAGTCCTGATGAGGTAATTCTTTGCCCTGACAGCCAGCAGAGCATGTACTGCCAGCTGCTATGCGGCCTGGTTGAACGCCAGCATGTCCTCCGTCTTGGGGCAGTCTTCGCCTCGGCGTTCCTTCGGTCTATCAGCTTTCTTGAGCAGCACTGGTGTGACCTTGTCACTGACATACGTAATGGTAAACTCAATCCCAATGTCACCAACACCAAATGCCGGTTGGCCATGGAGTGCTTTCTCGCATTGCCCAACCCGGAGCTCGCTGATGAGCTTGAGGAAATCTGCGGCTGTGGGCCATGGAAGGGGATTCTAGGCAGGCTATGGCCTAACGTCAAGTACATTGAAGCTGTTCTTACAGGAACAATGGCACAATACATCCCCATGCTGGAGTTCTATAGTGGTGGTAGGATTCCCTTGGTATGCACCATGTACGCCTCGTCGGAGAGCTATTTTGGTGTCAATCTGAGGCCACTGTGCAAACCAACGGACGTGTCTTACACCATCCTCCCAAACATGGCCTACTTTGAGTTCATTCCTTTGGAGGATGGCCTCAGAGTGACGGATGATGAGGAGGTGGTGGGGAATGACAAGCTTGTCAGCCTGGTGGATGTCAAGGTCGGATGCTACTATGAGCTTGTGGTCACCACATTTTCTG GTCTTTACAGGTATAGGGTTGGCGATGTGCTTCAGGTCACAGGCTTCTACAACCGTGCGCCGCAGTTCAAATTCATCTGCCGGAGAAACGTGATCCTCAGCATCGACACCGACAAGACCAACGAGGAGGATCTCCACAACAGCGTCACGCGTGCCAAGAAGATCCTGGAGGACAGAAACCACATCCTCCTGGAGTACACCAGCTACCCAGACACTTCCACCGTCCCTGGACACTATGTGCTCTTCTGGGAGATCAAGTCCACCTGCGAAGGCGTGCAGCCCCTCGACCCTCAGCTCCTCGAGAGCTGCTGCGTCTCCGTCGAGGAGTCGCTCGACTACATCTACAGGCGCTGCAGGGCGCACGACAAGTCGGTAGGCCCGCTGGAGATACGGGTGGTCGAGGCCGGCGCGTTTGATGCTCTGATGGATCTGCTGGTCAGCCAGGGCAGCTCCATCAACCAGTACAAGACCCCGAGGTGCATCGAGTCCGGCCTCGCGCTGAAGCTGCTCAACTCCAAGGTCACGGCTTCCTTCTTCAGCCCCCGGGATCCTGAGTGGACCATGTAA
- the LOC119353362 gene encoding probable indole-3-acetic acid-amido synthetase GH3.11 isoform X1: protein MDNNELGCKQSDALQELEMLTVNAKEAQQLILTKILERNQASEYLSKFMNRSTNTSTFKRNVPVVTYDVVQPYITRISTGEDSSIISGDRIVELLRSSGTSRGEPRLMPAISEDLDRRTYLYSLLMPIMNKYVSGLGEGKAMYLLFVKAETLTNSGIPVRSVLTSYYKSPHFLHRKHDLYNNYTSPDEVILCPDSQQSMYCQLLCGLVERQHVLRLGAVFASAFLRSISFLEQHWCDLVTDIRNGKLNPNVTNTKCRLAMECFLALPNPELADELEEICGCGPWKGILGRLWPNVKYIEAVLTGTMAQYIPMLEFYSGGRIPLVCTMYASSESYFGVNLRPLCKPTDVSYTILPNMAYFEFIPLEDGLRVTDDEEVVGNDKLVSLVDVKVGCYYELVVTTFSGLYRYRVGDVLQVTGFYNRAPQFKFICRRNVILSIDTDKTNEEDLHNSVTRAKKILEDRNHILLEYTSYPDTSTVPGHYVLFWEIKSTCEGVQPLDPQLLESCCVSVEESLDYIYRRCRAHDKSVGPLEIRVVEAGAFDALMDLLVSQGSSINQYKTPRCIESGLALKLLNSKVTASFFSPRDPEWTM from the exons ATGGACAATAATGAGTTAGGCTGCAAGCAAAGCGACGCTCTTCAAGAGCTCGAGATGCTGACAGTGAATGCCAAGGAAGCCCAACAGCTTATACTGACAAAAATCCTTGAGAGGAACCAAGCTAGTGAGTACTTGAGCAAATTCATGAATAGATCCACAAACACATCCACCTTCAAGAGAAACGTCCCAGTAGTGACATATGATGTGGTCCAGCCGTACATCACAAGGATCTCAACTGGCGAGGATTCTTCCATTATATCTGGAGACCGAATCGTAGAACTGCTGAGAAG CTCCGGAACTTCTCGGGGTGAGCCAAGATTGATGCCAGCCATCTCCGAGGATCTTGACCGTCGAACCTACCTTTATAGTCTGCTAATGCCGATAATGAACAA GTATGTATCAGGCCTTGGTGAGGGGAAGGCCATGTATCTTCTCTTTGTGAAAGCAGAAACGCTGACGAATTCTGGCATTCCAGTTCGATCAGTCCTCACTAGCTATTACAAAAGCCCTCACTTCCTGCACCGCAAACATGACTTGTACAACAACTACACCAGTCCTGATGAGGTAATTCTTTGCCCTGACAGCCAGCAGAGCATGTACTGCCAGCTGCTATGCGGCCTGGTTGAACGCCAGCATGTCCTCCGTCTTGGGGCAGTCTTCGCCTCGGCGTTCCTTCGGTCTATCAGCTTTCTTGAGCAGCACTGGTGTGACCTTGTCACTGACATACGTAATGGTAAACTCAATCCCAATGTCACCAACACCAAATGCCGGTTGGCCATGGAGTGCTTTCTCGCATTGCCCAACCCGGAGCTCGCTGATGAGCTTGAGGAAATCTGCGGCTGTGGGCCATGGAAGGGGATTCTAGGCAGGCTATGGCCTAACGTCAAGTACATTGAAGCTGTTCTTACAGGAACAATGGCACAATACATCCCCATGCTGGAGTTCTATAGTGGTGGTAGGATTCCCTTGGTATGCACCATGTACGCCTCGTCGGAGAGCTATTTTGGTGTCAATCTGAGGCCACTGTGCAAACCAACGGACGTGTCTTACACCATCCTCCCAAACATGGCCTACTTTGAGTTCATTCCTTTGGAGGATGGCCTCAGAGTGACGGATGATGAGGAGGTGGTGGGGAATGACAAGCTTGTCAGCCTGGTGGATGTCAAGGTCGGATGCTACTATGAGCTTGTGGTCACCACATTTTCTG GTCTTTACAGGTATAGGGTTGGCGATGTGCTTCAGGTCACAGGCTTCTACAACCGTGCGCCGCAGTTCAAATTCATCTGCCGGAGAAACGTGATCCTCAGCATCGACACCGACAAGACCAACGAGGAGGATCTCCACAACAGCGTCACGCGTGCCAAGAAGATCCTGGAGGACAGAAACCACATCCTCCTGGAGTACACCAGCTACCCAGACACTTCCACCGTCCCTGGACACTATGTGCTCTTCTGGGAGATCAAGTCCACCTGCGAAGGCGTGCAGCCCCTCGACCCTCAGCTCCTCGAGAGCTGCTGCGTCTCCGTCGAGGAGTCGCTCGACTACATCTACAGGCGCTGCAGGGCGCACGACAAGTCGGTAGGCCCGCTGGAGATACGGGTGGTCGAGGCCGGCGCGTTTGATGCTCTGATGGATCTGCTGGTCAGCCAGGGCAGCTCCATCAACCAGTACAAGACCCCGAGGTGCATCGAGTCCGGCCTCGCGCTGAAGCTGCTCAACTCCAAGGTCACGGCTTCCTTCTTCAGCCCCCGGGATCCTGAGTGGACCATGTAA